The genome window TTTCTGTCTCACCTGCGGCCCTTATCATGGGTCCTCAGGTGTGCCAGGCaatcactctgagcctcagtttcctcaccagtaaaGAGGGGACTGTGCTGGAGTCAGAAGCTCCGAGGTGCTGTGTGGgctcagcagaagccaggagctTGGCAGTGGGGCGGAgctgaggaatgggtagggaagGTGTGGTGCAGGTGAGTCTCCTGAGGGGCTCTTACCTGGCAACCCACAAGGAGCAGCACTTTATAGGGGTGACAAATAGCCATCACCTCAAATGCTCCTCCTAGCAGCTCTGGGAGGGAGACAGCTCATTCCTTCTCACCCACACACCCACCTGGAAGTTCTGGAATTTTCTAGTGAGAGCCTCAAGAGTGGGGATGCTCTCCGGAGCCATCTTCATGATGTAGCAGTAGGTTCCCGGGGCTGGTTTGTAGGCAATCAGGAGCTGAGCACGAGAACCCGAGTTCATTCAGGAAGGCCCTGCCTTGCTCACTCCCTAACCCTAGTCCTTctgtctctcactgtctctgtctctttctgtcctttGGGAGATACTGCTGAAGGTCCTTGGTCATCTCCCTCTAGGTTGGGTACTGGAGGGGGTCATATGGGAATCTGGTGATCAGGCACCCCCAGGGGGACAGGGAGAGATGGATGTGGCACAGCTGGGTGGGCCTGGAAAAGTCTTATTATtggtcccccagccccagggtcaAGAGGTCCAAGCATACCCACCCGCTGGTAGTCATACACGACGATGCCAGTGGAGCCAATGGAGAAGGTGGCAGTGGTGTCCGCACGCCCTCTCAGGGCCAGGCGCTGTGGGGCTTCCGGCCCCCCAATGCTCATCTCCAGGACCTGGGGAGAGCACAGCACTGCCTGGCATTCCTCTGTCCCTACTCATCCCTTTGGTACTCATGCCCACCCTCTGTCTTCTTTACTCAGATGCAACTCCTTCTTCCCTGAAAGCTCAGCGAGGCTTGGTGGACCCAGGTGCTGGAGGGAACAGGCTGTCATACCACGGGGCCCggtagagaagcccaagccaGTTTGCCACACTGTTCCTGCCTCTGTCCTTCCATAAGGTGCCCCTTGCCTCCTCCCCTTGTTCCCCTTGGGCAGTTTGCTATCTGCCCAGCCCACCTAGCCCTTCTGTCTGGCCCTGTATCCATTGCCTACCCAATCCCAGGCCTGCTTACCATCTCAGTATGTTTCTGGCTCATGTGAAGACCCATGAGCAGGGCCCCTACAATCACCACGACGACAAGGACCACCACCACGACCACGATGAGAAGGCGTTTGAGGGGCACAGGGCAGCAGGGGATGCCAAACCGGCCCCGAGGGGCTGCTGAGTAGTCCTGACATGATGAGGCAGACAGGGAGACAGGTGTAAGGTCGTGAAGTCATAAGGATGCACCCTCTTCTCCCCGCACAAGCTGGTCACCCTTCCAGGGCTGGACAACCAATGTAGAGGAAGGTTGAAGAGATCAGAGAAGGATTCCTGGATGAGGTGGCCTGAATTTCAACAAACCCTTAAATGCTTAGAAGTGAAGTCTAGCCTGGAGAGACCCAAGAAAGCCTGTTTCACCAGTCTCATCTCCTGCTGTTTCCTCTAGACCCCTGGCCTCCCAGCTATGCCCAGTACCTCTCTGTTCCCCCCCAAATCCATGCTGTCTCACACTTCTATGCCTTTAACATACTACCCTTTCTTCCTGCCatgccttcctccttctccacttGGTGAGCTTCTACTTATTCTGGAGCTAGGTCAAATGTCATTTTCCCTGTGAAGCTTCCGTGACCTCCCAAGTCGCAGCTCCTTACTCAGTGTTCCCTACAGCCTGCTTCACTGACCTCTGTGGTGGCTCTCAGCCCCTCATATTGGAATTGTTGGACACTGCCACGTCTGTCTCCCCAAGGGACTCTGTCTTGGTGGTTGGTGTCCCTGCCCTAACTTAGCACAGTCCTAGGTTAGCTAAGTGAATGAATTTGGATGAAGAAACAGGCCAGAGAGGTTGGAGGAGGCagggcacacacacacgcacacaaacacacacatgcatgttcACACACAGTCGCACTCACCGGTGGGCTCTCCATCAAGACCTCTTTGCTGCCCACATCCATTTTGCTGTTGGCACCTTCCCCTCCTCATCTCCGAGTGTGACTAGGGTCTTATATATGTCAGTAGGGAGAGGGGATAGAAGTGAGGGACCACCCCCCTCCGTCTGCCAGCCAAGCCCTCGGCTTTGAAGCCTGTTTGTTCCTGGCCCTCCAGAGCCCAAGCCCTGATAAGTGAGCTTCAAGAAGGCCTAAGGGCCCTTGGCCCTGGCACATGAGTCCTCTTGGCCCCATGGAGAGGAAAGCTGGGTGAGCTGAGCACCCTTGCCCTTGGGCAATCTGCACCTCTCGCCTTGGTGTCTTCTTGGCGTGCCTGCCTTTCTTGCTGGCACCCGTGCCTGCCGTCCTGTGGCTTTCCCTGTCCTTCTGCCAGGCTGAGCCTCTCAGGCAGCCAAGCCTCTGACCCAGTGGGGCATCCGCCACATTTCCCAACAGAATTGCCCCCAAGCATAGGGCTGAGCTCCAGGAAGGGGAGTGAGGAGGCACAGTCCGTGCATCCAGAGAGGCCCTGCTGAAGGCGGGGGTGCCTTGGCGTCAGCCAAGGTGGGGGGTGGCACATGGTTCATTAATTCTCAGAGCATCAGATTTTCACTGCAAGTGCTCCACCTGCCTCGCAGCCCCCCCAATCTGGACCTCACCTCAGACCTGCCCCTAGtcattcttttcctaattctgaaAACTCTGTCCCCTGTGGTTATAAACTCTTACTAATGTGcggtttttccttctttgctatAGGCTCGTTCGTAACCtaaaggcccccccccccccacccgcttttacttttatttgcatttgttttataCTGAAGTTAGTCCCCAGgccatatgtttttgttttctctgttccttctgggatttctttttcttcttcgtTGCCTCCCCTTCCGGTTGAGGAGCGATCTGCTCTGTTCAGTGGCTTCATCTCACTGTGGCAGGGAGCTCATGCACAGGTGGTCTGACCTGCAGCTCTGTAAGGTCTGTACCGCATCCTGGGCACCTTGTCCACCTGCATGTGCTCGATGACCAGAGAATCGACATCTAATCCCGTAAGGTCAGCATTACTTTCTGTGTTTTTAAGCATGTGCAGCAAAAATTCAGCACTTTTTGGGGCACTGACCCTGGGTCCAGCCCCACTGTTTGGCCTGGGCTCACCTACCAGCTCCACCATTGTAACGACGACAtggcacacatcacttctgtaAAGTGACATCCTTCAGATACTTGGTGGCTTTTGGATATGCATACCCTTGATGGCCTGGGCCATTTTAAAAGTGttcttaaaataaacacaaagatcTGAACCTCTTGACTTGCatggttttggggggttttctgTGTCAAATGAATAGCGAACCATATTCAGAGATCAAGCTGAAGGCTTTTCATAGCAGATCCCGTGCCTGACACTTCTTTCCTACACCCAGATGGCCTCACACAGGGCTGATGTGCTGGCTGATGGTGTCCCAATCTCCTCGTCAGCTGTGCTTGGGGCTGCCTATCACCCTACCCCTCTGCACTACTTTTTACATCCTCTGATCATGAGTTTGCCCTGAGAATGCTACTCACCTGAATGTGATCCACTTTCTGGACCTTCTTCTTCCCCCGTCTCTCTCTTTCCTAcctctttccccaaagccctttCCATCGCTTTGTTTTTCTAAACCAAGTCTACTAACGGCTACATCCTTTCTCTTGGGCTTCCATCTACTTGCTGGGCCAGCTGGTCCTGACAGTGCCTTCACCTCTAAACTTTCGTGAGTGTGTAAGTCATAGCCCTGAACCTTTCTCCTCTCTTGGCCTTACATCCTTATCTTCCTTAATTTTAACTATAACACTTCACCCCAATTCATGTCCCTTACCTGGGGGCTCCCCCACACCTCGGTCCTGTCCTTCAGTCCTGAGCTGACCCCGAACTCTCCAGCCCTGGCAGGTTCCCCTGGCCCCACAAGCATCCCCCTCTTCAGCTGGAGGGGCTTCAGCCTCCAGGTTGCACAACAGCATGGCATCTGAGCTGAGAGCCTCTGAGAAGCTCgggggaggaaagagggaaggaagtgttTGCTCCCACCACCCTCCTCACCCCTCGACTGCCCCTGCAAATATTTGCCTAAGCCTCTAGCAGCAAGTGTCCTAGgaggagtgagagagggagacggggtccagggaggagcaggggaaaACATCCTCCTCTCAGCTGTGTGCAGCCCCAGCTGTGTGCAGGTGTTAGATGTGGGAGACAGCCCACCTGCAGTGCCCACCCATATCTGCCTCCAGGGCCTCCACTCCTGCCCCTCGTTGTCCTGCAACATTAGGATTGATCGGCTGACTCACATGTACTGGGCCTGAGCCAGGTGGGCAGCAGGCCAGCCAGAGAGCCAAGGAGAACTGCTAGCATCTTGGGGTCCCTGCGGGCATCTTGGGGGCCGCAGAGCCCAGCTGTGGGGCTTGTTCTGAGCAGGTGCTGTATGTAGGGTTTGCCATCATCACTGGGTGCTGGGAAaggggtctctctctctccagtcctcagtttcccctgcaGGATGCCCTTAGGCTGTAGTTCTCATAAGCTTTACagcccttctttccttccttccttcctcccaccctcccttgcttccttccttcctttcttttttcttttcttccctcattttgcCTGTTTGCAAGTTGAGGAAGGAAGGGTGCCTTAAAGTTTCCTGAGGGAAGTTTAGATGCTGTCATCAATCTGGTAGAGGTCTTGGGAAGcctagagaaggaaggagggagggacctCTGCTGGGCATGAAGAGCAGCAACCTCGCCCCCACACCAGCCCTCTGCATTCTCACTTCTTGGCCTTTACCTAGGCCGTTTCCCCCTCCTGGAAAGCCCACCCTTGGTGCCTCTCCACCTCTCTGAATACCACCCATCCTAAAGGGCCAAGCAAGAATCAGTGGCACTCTCTGACCTCACCGCCCCAACTCGcagagcccctccctcccccaaaatctcccagcctccctgccacaCTTTCACCTGCCACTTAGCACACACTCCTGTTCTCATGAGTGACATGGGAGCTTTTTGTTGCCCTAGCTTCCTAACCAGGCTGCCAGCCCTGGGACCGACCCTGGGATTAAGCTTTCCCGAGGCTTCTTTGTGCCTGCCGCAGGGCAAAGAGCATGCATACAGCCAACGTGTAATTATATTCAGTGATGAGACTGTCACCAAACATGAGGGGGCTCCTGGCCAGCAGCCAATAGTTCATTCCTTCAGTATGTGGAGGTCTCGGTGCTTCACAGGCCAGCTCTGGGGCCCTGATTGAGTCATTCTGCCTTTCTAGGCTTTAGGGtgttcatctgtgaaatgggactgGAACTGCCTGTCCTGTCCCCCTCTCCCAGCTTTTGTGAGGATCCAATGACATCATGATGTGAAAGTCCAGTTGTCATGATTGTCATCATCTGCTTCATCCCCCAGGGCACCTCCTCTCACTAGCTAAGCATAGGACCGACACTCCTCCTTTGTCTGTCTCTGGGTTAATCCTCTCCATGAACTGGGGGTGGCAGAGAGCCCATGCAGCCACCCTTCCCTTTGtgcctcccttttcttccctccagACCCTCAGCTGCCGGGAGGGGACAGGATTCACTCTGCCCTTTGTGTGCTGGGCAGAGCCGTGCCAGGGACGGGTGGGGACCGTGGCCCAGCTTCCCCagccaccctccccactcccgTTGCTTGTCTTCCCACACGTTGGCATGGGGAGGGCAGCACGGGCAGCTGGCCGGGGAGTGGCAAGTGGGCATCAAAGGGCAGGGGCATCCCTGGCTGGGAGAACATGGACTTAAGCTCAGACCAGAGAATCCCCTGCTGGCAAAGGCTGGGGACAGCTGGGGAAGCCTCTGAAGCCCAGTGATCTTGGTTTCCTGGACTGCTGTGGAAAGAGCACCAGACTAGACGGCCTGACTTCCAGGCTTCCCTTGTTCAGTACCCATGAGCTCTTGGGACAGtcaccccccgccccctgcccccacacacccCTGGGATGTAACATGGTGTAGAACAGgcgttctcaaactttttggtttcaAGATCCCTTAACACTCTTAAATAGTAttgaagaccccaaagagctttgtttatgtgggttatatctattgatatttagcaagaaatttaaaaatgtttattaaatatgaattaaattaaaataacaataataaactcattatatgttaaaacataaacaaatttttaaatgaaaataactatcttacaaagcaaaaaaaattagaagagcatcattgttttacatttttgcaaatttctttaatttctggcTTAATAGAGGATACATgatgtagcctctggaaaattcCAGGATACTTTTGTGAGAGCATGAAAGTCAAAAGGGCAAATAATGTCTTAACGGTATTAGGAAAAGTGTTTTGACCTCGAAGATACCCTGGAAGTTCTCAAGGACCCTGGGGCTCCCTTGGCCACACTGAAGACCCCTGGTTAGAAGAACGGCTGTGACTTCAGAGTTGGGCGCACTGGTTAAATCTCTGCcttgtcactttcttttttcgGGGCTGTGGGCCCCACTCTTCTTATCACTAAAGAGGATGAATGTCAGCTACCTCAGGAGGCTGAGAGGATTAAGTAGGTGGAGTACACACACTCAGTGGGTGTGATAGCTAGCTTGGCTGTTTTCCTCTTgatttgggcctcagtttcctcatttgttaaacaAAGGACTGGACTGGAAAATGTCCAAGGTTCTTTCAGCTCCCATAGGCTGTGGCTGTGTAATGAGAAATGTTCCAAAATCCCACACGTTCCCACTCCAACTCCAGTGACATTTCCCTTTTCAGCTCACACAGACACAAAGGCACATTCTGTTCACTAGCCCGTGGACACATGTGAACGCAGATACACACGTGTCACTTAGGAAATGCCATGAACTCTGGTTAGAGGATGTGTCCCCTGAAGACCAAGACATATGCACAGGTACACAGCAGGCACATGGATCCATAATGCAAAATGCCTCCGCAAGAGAATATGTGCATGTGCAGGAGCAGACACAGGTGTGCACACGTCCACCCAGGCATGCCATGATGGGATGCACATGTGTAACTCACACACATCCGCTCATGCATATACTCTCTGAGCAGATGGCCCCAAGGACCGCTGGTGCGGCGCGCAGCAGCCAGGGCCGCAACCACTCCTTCTTTGGCTACTCCGGCCCGGGACTCCCCGCTCCGCCCCGCgcgcgcccccgccgccgccgcagtCCGCGTCCACCGCTGCCGGGCAGCACTCGGCTCGGCTCCCGGCTCCGCGCATCTCTCCAGCCGGCTCGGGAGCGAGCAGGGGAGGGGCCCGCAAGCGGCAGGCGCCCGAGGGCTGGTGGAATCCGCTCTCCGCTGCGGGCAGCCGGGCCCCTGGCTGTGGCAGCTGCTGCTGGTGGCCGGGAGGTGCCCGCGCCCGCGCGGGGTGGCGGAGCagcggggcggggccgcggccAGTGGCCCCGGGAGAGCCTCAGGCAGCATGGCGGGGCTGCGGGCCAGGCAGGCCTCTGGGCTCCGGCTGCTGGCGCTGTCCACGCTCGGCTTCTGCCTAATGCTGCACGTCGGTGCCAAGAGGCCCCCTAAGATGCCCCCCTGCCCGCCCAGCTGCTCCTGCACCAGGGACACGGCCTTCTGCGTGGACTCTAAGGCAGTGCCCAGGAACCTGCCCTCCGAGGTCATCTCTCTGTAAGTGCAGAGCCCTGGAGGGttcagtgggggaggggggcaagaACTGCTCCAGGAGTGGATGGGGAGAACCCCTGCTCTCCCTCTATAGAGTCTGGGGACAAGGAGGACTCCAAGAGGTCCTCAGGATTGGAGATTCAAGGCGTCAGCCGGGCAGGTAGTTCTGCAGTCATGCAGATTCAGCAGCCGTGGCTGGGGAAAGCAGGAGTCTATAGCCAAGAAtgaatcatcaccaccatcagcgTCAACcagacctactgtgtgcaaggctcTGGACTTGGGGGGAAAGGGGTTGTTTACACAAGCATGTGGACCCCTGCCTGTGATGTCACACCAAGGGCAGAAAAACTTGTGGGAGGAGAGAGTGTGGCAGCAGGGGAATGGGTGGAAGTAAGACATACCCACATCATGCCCTGGCACCCGGCAGATGCCTGCCACTGCACTCACTAGTCACTCTGTACTGGGTCAGCCAGCCTGTCACTTGCAGCAAGCGGCCTCAGGGACTAGATAGGCTGTGTGGTCCTTGAGAGCAGGATGCtaatcccccacccccaccccagtgttCCATCCCTCAACAGCATCCAACACACTATGGGGCATTTGGAAGATCGTGAAGGCATGGGTAATGGAACCTTCTTTTGGCTGAAGGGGAAGCCAAGTCTGGGGCTATTGGTGCTCAGGGAGGCAATAGGGGATAATGATGAAGGAAGGTAGTGAGTTTGTGAGAAGAGAAAGCCccaggtggggggggggggggcggcaagCCTGGTGAAATAAGGCATTTCCAGGGTGAGCGCATCCAGAAGCCATTGCCCTGTCCACCTTGCGCTACCTCAGCCCGGTCCCTGCATACTCTACACAGTACTGACTCAGGTGTCCCCTGCAGGACGCTGGTGAATGCTGCCTTCTCGGAGATCCAGGATGGAGCATTTTCCCACCTGCCACTGCTGCAGTTCCTGTATGACAGGGCCTTGTGGGGAAGGGCGGGCGGGGGCAGAGTGGAAGGGGACATCTTGTGTACTGGGGAGAAGAGAGCGGATGTAGGTAGCCTTTGGAAATTAAGATGCACATGTCCCTTGCTTTTGCTCTGATGGGATAGCCACAAAAGGTGGAGCAGCCTGGAGTTGAGGGGGTGCAGGAAGCTGCAGTTGGGGATGAGGGTAAGGGATGCAAAAGCCAAGAAGGGGGTTTTTGGGACCCAGTCAGGAATGGATTTGCCTCCTCTAGAGACCCAAAGGAATTGGGTGCAATAACTTGGGCTAGTGCCAGAGAGTAGACACTGCAGGGGAGAGGGGTCATCTTAAAGACAGGTGACCCCAAGGATCAGGATTTGAAGAAAGAGCCAGGGGTTGAAAGGGAGGGAAGTTGAGAGGGTCTGAAATTCTAAAAGGGCTGTTTACTTTAGAAGCCCCAGTCACAGGAGGGAGCACATGTGAGTTACCCCACCTCTTTCTCATCGGGGGTTATCCTCAAACTTGACATCTATTGGAAAGAGACTAGAATTAGTTGGGGTGAGGATGGGAGCCAGAGACCAGAGACGCAATGGGAAGGACCCAGCTTAGCAGGAGAGACCCGGCGCTGAAGCAAGCAGGGACCCTGGGAGCTTCTGGACCGGCACCAGGCTCCTGCTGAGTCTTGCCTTGCAGGCTACTCTGGGGCTCTTTGCTAGGGTCCGGAGGACGGGAGGCAGGGCAGCTGAATCTGAGGAAGCCTGGGGTGAGGCAGCAGGCTGGGGCTGGCACTGCGGGCACACCCTTGGCAGCTCTAATTCCACCTTTGTCTCTCCAGGTTACTCAATTCCAACAAGTTTACTCTGATTGGAGACAACGCGTTCACAGGACTGTCGCACCTGCAGTACCTGTGtgtgggaaagaaagaggaaacggCAAAatagaagggaggagggagctccTGGGAGGGCTGAGAGGGGAGGTCGAATGAGGAAGGCTggggggagatgggaggaggtgggggcccGTGAATCCTCTGACTGCAGGGCCTGAGCAGAGGGTCATTTCGTCATCCTTCTGCCTAAACCATCCTGCCTGAATGCCTTGTCACCACAGGCTTAACGCAGCCAGATTCGGAATGGGAGCCTGTCTCAGGACCAGGGGCTGGGATCTAGGTGGGGTGTAGGGAAGTAGCTGGTCGGGGGTCTGGGATCCTGAGTGGTGCCAGAGAtgtgttctcatttttctccagctTCATTGAGAACAATGACATCTGGGCACTATCCAAGTTTACTTTCAGAGGACTCAAGTCTTTGACACACCTGTGAGTACgtcatgcacatgcacacaccgGACCAAGCCCCTTGTCCCCTATGGTCTTTGGCCTCGGTCATGATCTTCAGGTGACCCAGGGGTTTCTCTTGCAGCTCACTGGCCAACAATAACCTGCAGACACTGCCTAGAGACATCTTTCGGCCCCTGGATATCCTGAGTGACTTGTAAGGCCTGAGTCCTACCTCTTTTGACAGTGCCACAGAGGGGCGTGTCTCTGGAGGGAGTGGTGTGGGATCCAGGAGTGGGAGGGTCATAAGGTCTTGAGAGGCCAGGAGGGATTGGGTTTTGGGGGCCTCCCAGAAGGCTAAGCTGAGTCATATATGGATTGGTAGCCTTCCAAGTTTGGGTTCCTCAAGGCATCTGTGGGCCCTCTTAAAATACACATAAGGCAATATGTGTCTATGATTTTAGACATGTGCTTTTTCAATGTATGTTTGATTTGAACCT of Equus quagga isolate Etosha38 chromosome 3, UCLA_HA_Equagga_1.0, whole genome shotgun sequence contains these proteins:
- the SFTPC gene encoding pulmonary surfactant-associated protein C isoform X1, producing the protein MDVGSKEVLMESPPDYSAAPRGRFGIPCCPVPLKRLLIVVVVVVLVVVVIVGALLMGLHMSQKHTEMVLEMSIGGPEAPQRLALRGRADTTATFSIGSTGIVVYDYQRLLIAYKPAPGTYCYIMKMAPESIPTLEALTRKFQNFQLRPTAKLLASAEPTQHLGASDSSTVPSLLAKSAVATSNLGQEEGSDGGSASSGDLDFLGTTVSTLCGEVPLYYI
- the SFTPC gene encoding pulmonary surfactant-associated protein C isoform X2, coding for MDVGSKEVLMESPPDYSAAPRGRFGIPCCPVPLKRLLIVVVVVVLVVVVIVGALLMGLHMSQKHTEMVLEMSIGGPEAPQRLALRGRADTTATFSIGSTGIVVYDYQRLLIAYKPAPGTYCYIMKMAPESIPTLEALTRKFQNFQAKSAVATSNLGQEEGSDGGSASSGDLDFLGTTVSTLCGEVPLYYI